In Calditrichota bacterium, the following are encoded in one genomic region:
- a CDS encoding purine-nucleoside phosphorylase codes for MSELKQHIQEAVDFLKTRVDFSPEVGIILGTGLGGLAGEIQKKSVISYEEIPHFPISTVEFHAGKLIFGNLSGKKVMAMQGRFHYYEGYTMKQITFPVRVMKALGAHTLLVSNAAGALNPLFSLSDIMLITDHINLLGDNPLIGENDESLGPRFPDMSEPYTKSLIDLAEKVALENAFFVKKGVFAAMTGPSLETRAEYRFLRTIGADAVGMSTVPEVIVAVHSGMNVLGLSVLTDMCLPDALEPVNIQRILKAASNAEPRLIALMKGVVGRL; via the coding sequence ATGTCCGAATTAAAACAGCACATTCAGGAGGCCGTGGATTTCCTGAAAACCAGAGTAGATTTTTCACCGGAGGTTGGGATTATTTTGGGTACGGGGCTGGGGGGGCTGGCAGGGGAAATCCAGAAAAAGTCGGTTATCTCTTATGAAGAAATTCCGCATTTTCCGATTTCCACGGTGGAATTTCACGCGGGGAAGTTGATTTTCGGGAATCTTTCGGGGAAAAAAGTGATGGCCATGCAGGGACGGTTTCATTATTACGAAGGCTATACGATGAAACAAATTACCTTCCCGGTACGGGTCATGAAAGCTCTCGGCGCACACACGCTTCTGGTTTCAAATGCGGCGGGCGCACTCAATCCGCTTTTCAGCTTATCCGATATTATGTTGATTACCGATCACATCAATTTATTGGGTGACAACCCCCTGATTGGTGAAAATGATGAGTCGCTGGGGCCCCGTTTCCCGGATATGTCCGAGCCCTACACCAAATCGCTGATAGACCTGGCCGAGAAAGTGGCTTTGGAAAACGCGTTTTTTGTGAAGAAGGGGGTATTTGCTGCCATGACCGGTCCCAGCCTGGAAACCCGGGCGGAGTACCGCTTCTTACGCACGATTGGCGCTGACGCCGTTGGGATGTCAACGGTTCCCGAGGTTATCGTGGCCGTTCACAGCGGCATGAACGTACTGGGACTTTCGGTTCTCACGGATATGTGTTTGCCGGATGCCCTCGAGCCCGTCAACATCCAGAGGATATTGAAAGCGGCCTCCAACGCCGAACCGCGTTTAATTGCCCTGATGAAGGGGGTTGTGGGACGATTATAA